A stretch of the Macaca mulatta isolate MMU2019108-1 chromosome 14, T2T-MMU8v2.0, whole genome shotgun sequence genome encodes the following:
- the CCDC81 gene encoding coiled-coil domain-containing protein 81 isoform X2, producing MLDTIARALQDLGRQVLPTLPSLSQEEVSIIWGNVSEFVGRQLTLHKGVQIPGFGTFTFMRQKLEVGNNKFILIQRPVFIMAEKLVQIHGLKQNKIYTPGDIPIVPLNFVMISLEGPFNRDVVEGCVKETLLFLSRSISMKQNVEFTFKGIGVLMIRDNKVKMRFYKDFLCTMDGSGALAKALANRPGTVDSVLSSREALRKWPSSVLAFPRIELKQTENKLPMETLVEECGENRERKCKLKDQSDKEEGIRDISSPKRLRDRQALFPAKVTNVSLLEKTDRSESGEKIMTSESLSSPSCLKHDSDMKPQTSPACQDHDKAGQEMCYVCLQRAQRNSPLYYGEERRREIEDERLIQQYQMLKDQEALFRHQLKSLATREQNQKNAAYNLGVAEAIRSHKNEKPEFYKSFLFDKRPLSPAFNALKQEEYSRSLLKQMDNRQENEIKQRQYRELMDRLEQVQLTEELAVQRAKFLKDKMEETQCYKRALDAQIKNKPSRLPPFEPDSSEPIFGKNEGELMVEKQKREQNYMKHQLEAAANHKRKAILHQLVDQRRDLQMLQRTQREHVADRTAELERVNRINQCLQEDWERSAVMKKQRDLEEKAFERASDKLFLLDQCEKYRRCKQCQRRTSNVGESNLWPLNKFLPGSRLLV from the exons AAGTCTCTATTATCTGGGGGAATGTATCAGAATTTGTGGGACGGCAGTTAACCCTGCACAag ggGGTTCAGATTCCAGGATTTGGAACTTTCACTTTCATGAGACAAAAACTTGAGGTGGGAAACAACAAATTTATCTTAATCCAGAGGCCTGTGTTTATTATGGCGGAGAAGCTAGTGCAGATCCATGgactcaaacaaaacaaaatatatactcCTG GTGATATCCCAATTGTTCCACTTAATTTTGTCATGATATCCCTGGAGGGTCCATTTAACAGAGATGTAGTGGAAGGATGTGTGAAGGAGACGTTGCTTTTTTTATCGCGATCCATTTCCATGAAACAAAATGTGGAGTTTACATTCAAAGGAATTGGGGTCCTCATGATCAGAGACAACAAAGTGAAGATGAGGTTTTATAAAGACTTCCTTTGTACCATGGATGGAAGTGGGGCTTTGGCAAAGGCCCTAGCAAAC AGGCCTGGCACTGTGGACTCGGTGTTGTCCAGCAGAGAGGCCTTGAGGAAGTGGCCCAGCAGTGTGCTTGCGTTTCCAAG GATTGAGCTCAAGCAGACGGAAAACAAACTGCCTATGGAGACCCTTGTAGAAGAATGTGGAGAGAATAGAGAAAGGAAGTGCAAGTTAAAAGACCAGTCAGACAAAGAAGAAGGCATCAGAG ATATCTCATCACCCAAGAGACTTCGAGATAGACAAGCTTTGTTCCCTGCCAAAGTGACAAATGTCAGCTTGCTGGAAAAGACTGACCGAAGTGAGAGTGGTGAGAAGATTATGACCTCTGAAAG CTTATCATCTCCAAGTTGTCTGAAACATGACAGTGACATGAAGCCCCAAACATCTCCAGCTTGTCAGGATCATGATAAGGCAGGACAG GAAATGTGCTATGTATGTTTGCAACGAGCACAACGAAATTCCCCGTTGTACTACGgtgaggaaaggaggagagagatagAAGATGAGAGACTCATACAGCAGTATCAGATGTTGAAAGATCAGGAGGCTCTCTTCAGACACCAG CTGAAAAGTCTGGCTACTAGAGAACAGAATCAGAAAAATGCTGCCTATAATCTTGGAGTTGCTGAAGCTATAAGAAGCCACAAGAATGAGAAACCAGAATTTTAt AAATCCTTCCTATTTGACAAACGGCCACTCAGTCCTGCGTTTAATGCTCTTAAGCAAGAGGAATATTCCCGGAGTCTCCTGAAACAAATGGATAACAGACAGGAAAACGAAATAAAGCAAAGACAATACAGAGAGTTGATGGATCGCCTGGAACAAGTGCAACTCACAGAGGA ACTTGCTGTGCAAAGAgcgaaatttttaaaagataagatgGAAGAAACACAGTGTTACAAGAGAGCTTTGGATGCACAG ATAAAGAACAAACCCTCTCGGCTGCCGCCCTTTGAGCCAGACTCCTCTGAGCCCATCTTTGGTAAGAATGAAGGTGAACTGATGGTGGAAAAGCAAAAGCGAGAACAAAATTACATGAAACACCAGCTGGAGGCAGCTGCTAACCACAAGAGGAAAGCCATCCTGCATCAACTAGTGGACCAGAGGCGGGATTTGCAAATGCTTCAGAGGACACAAAGAGA GCATGTGGCAGACAGAACCGCTGAGCTGGAGCGAGTAAATAGAATCAACCAATGCTTACAGGAGGACTGGGAAAGGAGTGCTGTGATGAAGAAGCAGCGAGACCTGGAGGAGAAGGCTTTTGAACG GGCTTCAGACAAGCTGTTTCTCCTAGACCAGTGTGAGAAGTATCGGCGCTGCAAGCAGTGCCAGAGGCGCACCTCCAATGTGGGCGAGAGCAACCTGTGGCCCCTGAACAAGTTCCTGCCAGGCTCCCGGTTGCTTGTGTAA
- the CCDC81 gene encoding coiled-coil domain-containing protein 81 isoform X1 translates to MSGLKDRLQRGSRQMGGENPEAGDIPIVPLNFVMISLEGPFNRDVVEGCVKETLLFLSRSISMKQNVEFTFKGIGVLMIRDNKVKMRFYKDFLCTMDGSGALAKALANRPGTVDSVLSSREALRKWPSSVLAFPRIELKQTENKLPMETLVEECGENRERKCKLKDQSDKEEGIRDISSPKRLRDRQALFPAKVTNVSLLEKTDRSESGEKIMTSESLSSPSCLKHDSDMKPQTSPACQDHDKAGQEMCYVCLQRAQRNSPLYYGEERRREIEDERLIQQYQMLKDQEALFRHQLKSLATREQNQKNAAYNLGVAEAIRSHKNEKPEFYKSFLFDKRPLSPAFNALKQEEYSRSLLKQMDNRQENEIKQRQYRELMDRLEQVQLTEELAVQRAKFLKDKMEETQCYKRALDAQIKNKPSRLPPFEPDSSEPIFGKNEGELMVEKQKREQNYMKHQLEAAANHKRKAILHQLVDQRRDLQMLQRTQREHVADRTAELERVNRINQCLQEDWERSAVMKKQRDLEEKAFERASDKLFLLDQCEKYRRCKQCQRRTSNVGESNLWPLNKFLPGSRLLV, encoded by the exons ATGAGTGGTCTGAAAGACAGATTGCAGAGAGGCAGCAGACAAATGGGAGGGGAAAATCCGGAGGCAG GTGATATCCCAATTGTTCCACTTAATTTTGTCATGATATCCCTGGAGGGTCCATTTAACAGAGATGTAGTGGAAGGATGTGTGAAGGAGACGTTGCTTTTTTTATCGCGATCCATTTCCATGAAACAAAATGTGGAGTTTACATTCAAAGGAATTGGGGTCCTCATGATCAGAGACAACAAAGTGAAGATGAGGTTTTATAAAGACTTCCTTTGTACCATGGATGGAAGTGGGGCTTTGGCAAAGGCCCTAGCAAAC AGGCCTGGCACTGTGGACTCGGTGTTGTCCAGCAGAGAGGCCTTGAGGAAGTGGCCCAGCAGTGTGCTTGCGTTTCCAAG GATTGAGCTCAAGCAGACGGAAAACAAACTGCCTATGGAGACCCTTGTAGAAGAATGTGGAGAGAATAGAGAAAGGAAGTGCAAGTTAAAAGACCAGTCAGACAAAGAAGAAGGCATCAGAG ATATCTCATCACCCAAGAGACTTCGAGATAGACAAGCTTTGTTCCCTGCCAAAGTGACAAATGTCAGCTTGCTGGAAAAGACTGACCGAAGTGAGAGTGGTGAGAAGATTATGACCTCTGAAAG CTTATCATCTCCAAGTTGTCTGAAACATGACAGTGACATGAAGCCCCAAACATCTCCAGCTTGTCAGGATCATGATAAGGCAGGACAG GAAATGTGCTATGTATGTTTGCAACGAGCACAACGAAATTCCCCGTTGTACTACGgtgaggaaaggaggagagagatagAAGATGAGAGACTCATACAGCAGTATCAGATGTTGAAAGATCAGGAGGCTCTCTTCAGACACCAG CTGAAAAGTCTGGCTACTAGAGAACAGAATCAGAAAAATGCTGCCTATAATCTTGGAGTTGCTGAAGCTATAAGAAGCCACAAGAATGAGAAACCAGAATTTTAt AAATCCTTCCTATTTGACAAACGGCCACTCAGTCCTGCGTTTAATGCTCTTAAGCAAGAGGAATATTCCCGGAGTCTCCTGAAACAAATGGATAACAGACAGGAAAACGAAATAAAGCAAAGACAATACAGAGAGTTGATGGATCGCCTGGAACAAGTGCAACTCACAGAGGA ACTTGCTGTGCAAAGAgcgaaatttttaaaagataagatgGAAGAAACACAGTGTTACAAGAGAGCTTTGGATGCACAG ATAAAGAACAAACCCTCTCGGCTGCCGCCCTTTGAGCCAGACTCCTCTGAGCCCATCTTTGGTAAGAATGAAGGTGAACTGATGGTGGAAAAGCAAAAGCGAGAACAAAATTACATGAAACACCAGCTGGAGGCAGCTGCTAACCACAAGAGGAAAGCCATCCTGCATCAACTAGTGGACCAGAGGCGGGATTTGCAAATGCTTCAGAGGACACAAAGAGA GCATGTGGCAGACAGAACCGCTGAGCTGGAGCGAGTAAATAGAATCAACCAATGCTTACAGGAGGACTGGGAAAGGAGTGCTGTGATGAAGAAGCAGCGAGACCTGGAGGAGAAGGCTTTTGAACG GGCTTCAGACAAGCTGTTTCTCCTAGACCAGTGTGAGAAGTATCGGCGCTGCAAGCAGTGCCAGAGGCGCACCTCCAATGTGGGCGAGAGCAACCTGTGGCCCCTGAACAAGTTCCTGCCAGGCTCCCGGTTGCTTGTGTAA